The Triticum aestivum cultivar Chinese Spring chromosome 3A, IWGSC CS RefSeq v2.1, whole genome shotgun sequence genome includes a region encoding these proteins:
- the LOC123057853 gene encoding cytochrome P450 704C1, which yields MDSPLPFLVAMSSLLLILAGLYMTRLGLLGKRRRSYPPVAGTMLHQLLNWGRLPEYMTELSRRYRTFSMLTLTRSSVHTVDPANVEYILRTNFANYGKGTMTHDTMEDLLGDGIFNVDGAKWRHQRKVASFEFSTRMLRDYSSGVFRDMAAQLAGIVAAAAAAGERLSMEDLFMRSTLDSIFKIGFGVNLGALSGSNQEGAAFARAFDNASEQVLYRFLDPLWKAKRLLNIVSEAAMKRSVRTIDDFVYTVIDKKIEQMGRDGQEFAKKQDILSRFLLEREKDPGCFDNKYLRDIILNFMIAGRDTTAGTLSWFLYVMCRDQRIQDKIAREVREATTGDRQNVGGLQEFTACLTEDAISSMHYLHAALTETLRLYPAVPTDVKCCFSDDTLPDGHTVRRGDMVNYLPYAMGRMKFLWGDDAEEFRPDRWLDDEGVFVPESPYKFTAFQAGPRICLGKEFAYRQMKIFAATLLYLFRFEMWERDSTVGYRPMLTLKMDGPLCVRASPRRSTGN from the exons ATGGATTCACCGCTGCCGTTCCTGGTCGCGATGTCGTCGCTGCTCCTGATCCTAGCCGGCCTGTACATGACGCGCCTCGGCCTGCTCGGCAAGAGGCGCCGGAGCTACCCACCCGTCGCCGGCACCATGCTCCACCAGCTGCTCAactggggccgcctgccggagtacATGACGGAGCTCTCCCGCAGGTACCGCACCTTCAGCATGCTCACCCTGACCCGCAGCTCCGTCCACACCGTCGACCCGGCCAACGTCGAGTACATTCTCCGGACCAACTTCGCCAACTACGGCAAGGGGACGATGACCCATGACACGATGGAGGACCTCCTCGGCGACGGGATCTTCAACGTCGACGGCGCCAAGTGGCGTCACCAGCGGAAGGTCGCCAGCTTCGAGTTCAGCACCCGAATGCTCCGGGACTACAGCAGTGGCGTGTTCCGCGACATGGCTGCCCAGCTCGCGGGCATCGTGGCCGCCGCCGCGGCTGCCGGGGAGAGGTTGAGCATGGAGGATCTGTTCATGCGGTCGACGCTGGACTCGATTTTCAAGATTGGGTTCGGGGTCAACCTGGGCGCGCTCTCCGGATCCAACCAGGAGGGTGCAGCGTTCGCCAGGGCGTTCGACAACGCCAGCGAGCAGGTGCTGTACCGGTTCTTGGACCCGCTGTGGAAGGCCAAGAGGCTCCTCAACATCGTGTCGGAGGCGGCCATGAAGCGGTCGGTGCGCACCATCGATGACTTCGTGTACACCGTCATCGACAAGAAGATCGAGCAGATGGGCAGAGATGGACAAGAATTC GCCAAGAAACAGGACATACTGTCGAGATTCCTGCTGGAGAGGGAGAAAGACCCCGGCTGCTTCGACAACAAGTACCTGCGGGACATCATACTCAACTTCATGATCGCCGGCCGCGACACCACGGCGGGCACTCTGTCGTGGTTCCTCTACGTCATGTGCAGAGACCAGCGCATCCAGGACAAGATCGCGAgggaggtgcgggaggccaccaccgGCGACCGCCAGAACGTGGGCGGCCTGCAAGAGTTCACGGCGTGCCTGACCGAAGACGCCATCAGCAGCATGCACTACCTCCACGCCGCACTCACGGAGACCCTCCGGCTGTACCCGGCGGTGCCCACC GATGTCAAATGTTGCTTCTCAGATGACACGTTGCCGGACGGGCACACCGTGAGGAGAGGGGACATGGTGAACTACCTGCCGTACGCGATGGGCCGGATGAAGTTCCTGTGGGGCGACGACGCCGAGGAGTTCAGGCCGGACAGGTGGCTCGACGACGAAGGTGTGTTCGTCCCGGAGAGCCCCTACAAGTTCACCGCTTTCCAG GCGGGGCCTCGGATCTGCTTAGGAAAGGAGTTCGCGTATAGGCAAATGAAGATATTTGCAGCCACTCTTCTCTACCTCTTCAGGTTTGAGATGTGGGAGCGCGACTCGACGGTGGGGTATCGCCCGATGCTCACGCTTAAAATGGACGGCCCGCTCTGTGTTCGTGCGTCGCCCCGACGATCAACCGGAAACTAG